The Miscanthus floridulus cultivar M001 chromosome 7, ASM1932011v1, whole genome shotgun sequence genome includes a region encoding these proteins:
- the LOC136467563 gene encoding uncharacterized protein isoform X3, producing the protein MKSSNCRTLERMQKKAEDYRNSLQQEAQAKAQALRYEDELARKRMQTEHAAQRRQDAELVKMQEASALRREEARRATEQKILEEMIQTEKEKAEIDQEINRVKALAEAQARVHEEKQSEEVTKRMMLERMKGEKEKWLSAINTTFSHIEGGFKALLTDRSKLIMGIGGVTALAAGVYTTREGARVTWSYINRILGQPSLIRESSMPKFPLPMSRLLKPSSASLSGGAGFENVILHPSLKRRIEHLARATANTKSHGAPFRNMLFYGPPGTGKTLVAREMARKSGLDYAMMTGGDVAPLGSEAVTKIHQIFDWAKKSKKGMLVFIDEADAFLCERNSTHMSEAQRSALNALLFRTGDQSRDIVLVLATNRPGDLDAAITDRIDEVIEFPLPGEEERFQLLKLYLNQYILKEEGKGSSWGALFKKQQRKIQVNGISDDLLREAARKIDGFSGREIAKLVASVQAAVYGRRDCILDPQLFSEVVDYKVTEHHQRIKLASEGMV; encoded by the exons ATGAAAAGTTCGAACTGTAGAACTTTG GAGAGGATGCAGAAAAAAGCTGAAGATTACAGAAATAGTTTGCAACAAGAAGCTCAGGCAAAAGCTCAAGCATTACGCTATGAGGATGAATTAGCTAGAAAAAGAATGCAG ACAGAGCATGCTGCACAGAGGCGACAGGATGCTGAACTTGTGAAGATGCAAGAGGCATCTGCCCTCAGGAGAGAAGAAGCTAGGCGTGCAACAGAACAGAAGATTTTGGAAGAAATGATACAGACTGAGAAGGAAAAAGCTGAAATAGATCAGGAAATAAACAGAGTTAAAGCTTTAGCAGAAGCACAAGCTCGCGTTCATGAAGAGAAGCAATCAGAAGAAGTTACGAAAAGAATGATGTTGGAACGTATGAAGGGTGAAAAGGAAAAGTGGCTCTCTGCAATAAATACAACCTTTTCGCACATTGAAG GTGGATTCAAAGCGCTGTTAACTGATAGGAGCAAACTAATAATGGGTATTGGAGGAGTTACTGCACTGGCTGCTGGAGTTTATACTACTAG GGAAGGTGCGAGGGTTACATGGAGTTACATCAATAGAATCTTGGGCCAGCCTTCGCTGATCCGTGAATCATCAATGCCAAAGTTCCCACTACCAATGTCTAGGTTACTCAAACCTAGCTCAGCATCTTTGTCGGGGGGAGCAGGCTTTGAGAATGTTATTCTGCACCCTTCACTCAAGCGGAGGATTGAACATCTTGCACGAGCTACTGCAAATACAAAGTCTCACGGTGCACCATTCCGCAACATGCTGTTCTATGGACCTCCTGGAACTGGCAAAACTTTAGTAGCCAGAGAGATGGCTCGCAAATCT GGCCTGGATTATGCCATGATGACGGGAGGAGATGTTGCACCCTTAGGATCAGAGGCTGTTACCAAGATCCATCAAATATTTGACTGGGCTAAGAAGTCCAAGAAAGGCATGCTGGTTTTCATTGATGAAGCTGATGCATTCTTGTGCGA GCGTAACAGTACCCATATGAGCGAAGCTCAGCGGAGTGCTCTCAATGCATTATTGTTTCGAACTGGTGACCAGTCCAGGGATATTGTCCTTGTCCTGGCAACAAACAGACCGGGTGACCTTGATGCTGCTATCACTGACCGCATTGATGAAGTCATAGAGTTCCCCCTGCCTGGGGAGGAGGAGAGGTTTCAACTGCTCAAGCTATACTTGAACCAATATATACTCAAGGAAGAGGGTAAAGGATCTTCTTGGGGTGCATTATTCAAGAAGCAGCAGCGGAAGATTCAGGTGAATGGCATAAGCGACGATTTGCTCAGGGAAGCTGCAAGGAAGATCGATGGCTTTTCTGGCAGGGAGATCGCGAAGCTGGTGGCTAGTGTGCAAGCTGCTGTTTATGGCCGGCGTGACTGTATATTGGATCCCCAGTTATTTTCGGAGGTAGTTGACTACAAAGTGACTGAGCATCACCAACGCATCAAGCTTGCTTCTGAGGGTATGGTTTGA
- the LOC136467563 gene encoding uncharacterized protein isoform X2 codes for MRKQEETRLTELEAEKVQYAIHERLRDMERMQKKAEDYRNSLQQEAQAKAQALRYEDELARKRMQTEHAAQRRQDAELVKMQEASALRREEARRATEQKILEEMIQTEKEKAEIDQEINRVKALAEAQARVHEEKQSEEVTKRMMLERMKGEKEKWLSAINTTFSHIEGGFKALLTDRSKLIMGIGGVTALAAGVYTTREGARVTWSYINRILGQPSLIRESSMPKFPLPMSRLLKPSSASLSGGAGFENVILHPSLKRRIEHLARATANTKSHGAPFRNMLFYGPPGTGKTLVAREMARKSGLDYAMMTGGDVAPLGSEAVTKIHQIFDWAKKSKKGMLVFIDEADAFLCERNSTHMSEAQRSALNALLFRTGDQSRDIVLVLATNRPGDLDAAITDRIDEVIEFPLPGEEERFQLLKLYLNQYILKEEGKGSSWGALFKKQQRKIQVNGISDDLLREAARKIDGFSGREIAKLVASVQAAVYGRRDCILDPQLFSEVVDYKVTEHHQRIKLASEGMV; via the exons ATGCGGAAGCAGGAGGAGACGCGCCTCACTGAGCTGGAGGCCGAGAAGGTCCAATACGCCATCCACGAGAGGCTCAGGGACATG GAGAGGATGCAGAAAAAAGCTGAAGATTACAGAAATAGTTTGCAACAAGAAGCTCAGGCAAAAGCTCAAGCATTACGCTATGAGGATGAATTAGCTAGAAAAAGAATGCAG ACAGAGCATGCTGCACAGAGGCGACAGGATGCTGAACTTGTGAAGATGCAAGAGGCATCTGCCCTCAGGAGAGAAGAAGCTAGGCGTGCAACAGAACAGAAGATTTTGGAAGAAATGATACAGACTGAGAAGGAAAAAGCTGAAATAGATCAGGAAATAAACAGAGTTAAAGCTTTAGCAGAAGCACAAGCTCGCGTTCATGAAGAGAAGCAATCAGAAGAAGTTACGAAAAGAATGATGTTGGAACGTATGAAGGGTGAAAAGGAAAAGTGGCTCTCTGCAATAAATACAACCTTTTCGCACATTGAAG GTGGATTCAAAGCGCTGTTAACTGATAGGAGCAAACTAATAATGGGTATTGGAGGAGTTACTGCACTGGCTGCTGGAGTTTATACTACTAG GGAAGGTGCGAGGGTTACATGGAGTTACATCAATAGAATCTTGGGCCAGCCTTCGCTGATCCGTGAATCATCAATGCCAAAGTTCCCACTACCAATGTCTAGGTTACTCAAACCTAGCTCAGCATCTTTGTCGGGGGGAGCAGGCTTTGAGAATGTTATTCTGCACCCTTCACTCAAGCGGAGGATTGAACATCTTGCACGAGCTACTGCAAATACAAAGTCTCACGGTGCACCATTCCGCAACATGCTGTTCTATGGACCTCCTGGAACTGGCAAAACTTTAGTAGCCAGAGAGATGGCTCGCAAATCT GGCCTGGATTATGCCATGATGACGGGAGGAGATGTTGCACCCTTAGGATCAGAGGCTGTTACCAAGATCCATCAAATATTTGACTGGGCTAAGAAGTCCAAGAAAGGCATGCTGGTTTTCATTGATGAAGCTGATGCATTCTTGTGCGA GCGTAACAGTACCCATATGAGCGAAGCTCAGCGGAGTGCTCTCAATGCATTATTGTTTCGAACTGGTGACCAGTCCAGGGATATTGTCCTTGTCCTGGCAACAAACAGACCGGGTGACCTTGATGCTGCTATCACTGACCGCATTGATGAAGTCATAGAGTTCCCCCTGCCTGGGGAGGAGGAGAGGTTTCAACTGCTCAAGCTATACTTGAACCAATATATACTCAAGGAAGAGGGTAAAGGATCTTCTTGGGGTGCATTATTCAAGAAGCAGCAGCGGAAGATTCAGGTGAATGGCATAAGCGACGATTTGCTCAGGGAAGCTGCAAGGAAGATCGATGGCTTTTCTGGCAGGGAGATCGCGAAGCTGGTGGCTAGTGTGCAAGCTGCTGTTTATGGCCGGCGTGACTGTATATTGGATCCCCAGTTATTTTCGGAGGTAGTTGACTACAAAGTGACTGAGCATCACCAACGCATCAAGCTTGCTTCTGAGGGTATGGTTTGA
- the LOC136467563 gene encoding uncharacterized protein isoform X1 translates to MRRRLRLRSPGRAASAVAGAAAAMASLINIAYADGLFRRQSPPSNPGDEDNLGASAFGRDPETLERMARALRYINNSPLAKQVFELMRKQEETRLTELEAEKVQYAIHERLRDMERMQKKAEDYRNSLQQEAQAKAQALRYEDELARKRMQTEHAAQRRQDAELVKMQEASALRREEARRATEQKILEEMIQTEKEKAEIDQEINRVKALAEAQARVHEEKQSEEVTKRMMLERMKGEKEKWLSAINTTFSHIEGGFKALLTDRSKLIMGIGGVTALAAGVYTTREGARVTWSYINRILGQPSLIRESSMPKFPLPMSRLLKPSSASLSGGAGFENVILHPSLKRRIEHLARATANTKSHGAPFRNMLFYGPPGTGKTLVAREMARKSGLDYAMMTGGDVAPLGSEAVTKIHQIFDWAKKSKKGMLVFIDEADAFLCERNSTHMSEAQRSALNALLFRTGDQSRDIVLVLATNRPGDLDAAITDRIDEVIEFPLPGEEERFQLLKLYLNQYILKEEGKGSSWGALFKKQQRKIQVNGISDDLLREAARKIDGFSGREIAKLVASVQAAVYGRRDCILDPQLFSEVVDYKVTEHHQRIKLASEGMV, encoded by the exons ATGCGGCGCCGCCTCCGCCTGCGCTCGCCAGGTAGGGCGGCGTCGGCTGTCGCCGGCGCGGCCGCTGCAATGGCGTCGCTCATCAACATCGCCTACGCCGACGGCCTCTTCCGCCGCCAGTCCCCGCCGTCGAATCCAGGCGACGAGGACAATTTGGGAGCCTCCGCGTTCGGCCGCGACCCGGAGACCCTGGAGCGCATGGCCCGAGCGCTGCGGTATATCAACAACTCACCGCTCGCCAAGCAG GTGTTTGAGCTGATGCGGAAGCAGGAGGAGACGCGCCTCACTGAGCTGGAGGCCGAGAAGGTCCAATACGCCATCCACGAGAGGCTCAGGGACATG GAGAGGATGCAGAAAAAAGCTGAAGATTACAGAAATAGTTTGCAACAAGAAGCTCAGGCAAAAGCTCAAGCATTACGCTATGAGGATGAATTAGCTAGAAAAAGAATGCAG ACAGAGCATGCTGCACAGAGGCGACAGGATGCTGAACTTGTGAAGATGCAAGAGGCATCTGCCCTCAGGAGAGAAGAAGCTAGGCGTGCAACAGAACAGAAGATTTTGGAAGAAATGATACAGACTGAGAAGGAAAAAGCTGAAATAGATCAGGAAATAAACAGAGTTAAAGCTTTAGCAGAAGCACAAGCTCGCGTTCATGAAGAGAAGCAATCAGAAGAAGTTACGAAAAGAATGATGTTGGAACGTATGAAGGGTGAAAAGGAAAAGTGGCTCTCTGCAATAAATACAACCTTTTCGCACATTGAAG GTGGATTCAAAGCGCTGTTAACTGATAGGAGCAAACTAATAATGGGTATTGGAGGAGTTACTGCACTGGCTGCTGGAGTTTATACTACTAG GGAAGGTGCGAGGGTTACATGGAGTTACATCAATAGAATCTTGGGCCAGCCTTCGCTGATCCGTGAATCATCAATGCCAAAGTTCCCACTACCAATGTCTAGGTTACTCAAACCTAGCTCAGCATCTTTGTCGGGGGGAGCAGGCTTTGAGAATGTTATTCTGCACCCTTCACTCAAGCGGAGGATTGAACATCTTGCACGAGCTACTGCAAATACAAAGTCTCACGGTGCACCATTCCGCAACATGCTGTTCTATGGACCTCCTGGAACTGGCAAAACTTTAGTAGCCAGAGAGATGGCTCGCAAATCT GGCCTGGATTATGCCATGATGACGGGAGGAGATGTTGCACCCTTAGGATCAGAGGCTGTTACCAAGATCCATCAAATATTTGACTGGGCTAAGAAGTCCAAGAAAGGCATGCTGGTTTTCATTGATGAAGCTGATGCATTCTTGTGCGA GCGTAACAGTACCCATATGAGCGAAGCTCAGCGGAGTGCTCTCAATGCATTATTGTTTCGAACTGGTGACCAGTCCAGGGATATTGTCCTTGTCCTGGCAACAAACAGACCGGGTGACCTTGATGCTGCTATCACTGACCGCATTGATGAAGTCATAGAGTTCCCCCTGCCTGGGGAGGAGGAGAGGTTTCAACTGCTCAAGCTATACTTGAACCAATATATACTCAAGGAAGAGGGTAAAGGATCTTCTTGGGGTGCATTATTCAAGAAGCAGCAGCGGAAGATTCAGGTGAATGGCATAAGCGACGATTTGCTCAGGGAAGCTGCAAGGAAGATCGATGGCTTTTCTGGCAGGGAGATCGCGAAGCTGGTGGCTAGTGTGCAAGCTGCTGTTTATGGCCGGCGTGACTGTATATTGGATCCCCAGTTATTTTCGGAGGTAGTTGACTACAAAGTGACTGAGCATCACCAACGCATCAAGCTTGCTTCTGAGGGTATGGTTTGA